Proteins encoded together in one Paracidovorax wautersii window:
- the dut gene encoding dUTP diphosphatase — MKLDVKVLDPRLADQLPAYATPGSAGLDLRACLEEPLTLAPNAWQLVPTGMAIHLKDPAYAALILPRSGLGHKHGIVLGNLVGLIDSDYQGQLMVSAWNRSDVPFTLQPMERLAQLVIVPVVQAQFNVVNAFADVSERGEGGYGSTGKQ, encoded by the coding sequence GTGAAACTCGACGTCAAAGTTCTCGATCCCCGCCTGGCTGACCAACTGCCGGCCTACGCAACGCCCGGCAGCGCCGGCCTGGACCTGCGGGCCTGCCTGGAGGAGCCCTTGACGCTGGCCCCGAACGCCTGGCAACTGGTGCCCACGGGCATGGCCATCCACCTCAAGGACCCGGCCTATGCCGCGCTCATCCTTCCCCGTTCAGGCCTTGGTCACAAGCACGGCATCGTGCTGGGCAACCTGGTCGGCCTGATCGACAGCGACTACCAGGGCCAGCTGATGGTCAGCGCCTGGAATCGCAGCGACGTGCCGTTCACCCTTCAGCCCATGGAGCGTCTGGCGCAACTGGTGATCGTGCCGGTGGTACAGGCGCAGTTCAATGTAGTGAATGCCTTCGCCGATGTCTCCGAACGGGGCGAGGGCGGATACGGCTCCACAGGAAAGCAGTAG
- the coaBC gene encoding bifunctional phosphopantothenoylcysteine decarboxylase/phosphopantothenate--cysteine ligase CoaBC — MNELAGKHIVLGLSGGVACYKAAELSRLMIKAGATVQVVMTEAAAQFITPVTMQALTGRAVYGSQWDAREPNNMPHINLSREADAILIAPCSADFIARLVQGRADELLSLLCLARPIDRVPLLLAPAMNREMWAHPATQRNLAQLAKDGARVLGVGNGDQACGETGDGRMLEPNEILQELTAFFAPQVLAGQQVLITAGPTFEAIDPVRGITNRSSGKMGFAIARAAREAGAEVTLVAGPVHLPTPRGVRRIDVQSASEMLAAVESQAPYASVFIATAAVADWRPAQAAAHKIKKDGSGEVPPLAFVENPDILATVAHSDRARSGALFCVGFAAESEDLLAHASAKRLRKGVPMLVGNIGPATFGRDDNALLLVDSQGHRELPQASKRVLAQQLVADIARRLPTSA; from the coding sequence ATGAACGAGCTTGCTGGCAAACACATCGTCCTGGGCCTGAGTGGCGGTGTGGCCTGTTACAAGGCGGCGGAACTCAGCCGCCTGATGATCAAGGCAGGCGCCACCGTGCAGGTCGTCATGACCGAGGCCGCAGCACAATTCATCACGCCGGTGACCATGCAGGCGCTGACCGGCCGTGCGGTCTACGGTTCGCAGTGGGATGCGCGTGAGCCCAACAACATGCCGCACATCAACCTCAGCCGCGAGGCGGATGCGATTCTGATCGCGCCCTGCAGCGCCGACTTCATCGCCCGCCTGGTGCAGGGCCGGGCCGACGAACTGCTGAGCCTGCTGTGCCTGGCCCGCCCCATCGACCGCGTGCCGCTGCTGCTGGCACCCGCCATGAACCGCGAGATGTGGGCCCACCCCGCCACGCAGCGCAATCTGGCACAGTTGGCGAAGGACGGCGCGAGGGTGCTGGGCGTGGGCAACGGCGACCAGGCCTGCGGCGAGACCGGCGACGGCCGCATGCTGGAGCCCAACGAGATCCTGCAGGAACTGACGGCCTTCTTCGCTCCCCAGGTGCTGGCAGGGCAGCAGGTGCTGATCACGGCCGGCCCCACCTTCGAGGCCATCGATCCGGTGCGCGGCATCACCAACCGCTCCAGCGGCAAGATGGGCTTTGCCATCGCCCGCGCCGCCCGCGAGGCGGGTGCCGAGGTCACGCTGGTGGCCGGCCCCGTGCACCTGCCGACACCGCGCGGCGTGCGGCGCATCGATGTGCAGTCTGCGTCGGAAATGCTCGCAGCCGTTGAATCCCAAGCGCCTTATGCTTCTGTTTTCATAGCAACGGCCGCCGTGGCCGACTGGCGTCCGGCGCAGGCCGCGGCGCACAAGATCAAGAAGGACGGCTCGGGCGAGGTGCCGCCTCTGGCCTTCGTCGAGAACCCCGACATTCTGGCCACCGTGGCCCATTCTGACCGGGCGCGTTCCGGGGCGCTGTTCTGCGTCGGCTTTGCGGCGGAGAGCGAAGACCTGCTGGCACACGCCAGCGCCAAGCGCCTGCGCAAGGGCGTGCCCATGCTGGTGGGCAACATCGGCCCCGCCACCTTCGGCCGGGACGACAACGCCCTGCTGCTGGTCGACTCGCAGGGACACCGCGAGCTGCCGCAGGCCTCCAAGCGCGTGCTGGCCCAGCAGCTGGTGGCGGACATCGCACGCCGGCTGCCGACCTCTGCCTGA
- a CDS encoding CTP synthase: MTKFVFVTGGVVSSLGKGIASASLAAILESRGLKVTLIKLDPYINVDPGTMSPFQHGEVFVTDDGAETDLDLGHYERFIETRMKKTNNFTTGRIYQSVLEKERRGDYLGKTVQVIPHVTNEIQEYVKRGAGVGTDDAVDVAIVEIGGTVGDIESLPFLEAVRQLSLKLGPNNAAFVHLTYLPFIAAAGELKTKPTQHTVQKLREIGIQPDALLCRADRRIPDEEREKISLFTNVPEWGVISMWDVDTIYKVPRMLHEQGLDGLICDKLRLNTPPTSLKRWDQLVYETEHPQGQVTIAMVGKYVDLSDSYKSVNEALRHAGMKNHVRVKIEHVDSETIGAADAAEKLAKYDAILVPGGFGARGVEGKISTARFAREHKVPYLGICLGMQVATIEYARHVAGLQNANSTEFEPATPHPVIALITEWKDADGTIKKRDANSDLGGTMRLGAQSSDVAPGTLAHEIYGNVVTERHRHRYEANVNYLDQLRKAGLVISALTQREQLTEIVELPHDVHPWYIGVQFHPEFKSTPWNGHPLFNAFIKAAIEHQAARAPALASATAAAAAV, translated from the coding sequence ATGACCAAATTTGTCTTCGTCACCGGCGGTGTGGTGTCTTCCCTGGGCAAGGGAATCGCCTCCGCCTCCCTTGCTGCGATCCTCGAATCGCGCGGCCTCAAAGTTACCCTCATCAAGCTCGACCCGTACATCAACGTGGACCCGGGCACCATGTCCCCGTTCCAGCACGGCGAGGTGTTCGTCACAGACGACGGAGCCGAGACCGACCTCGACCTGGGCCACTATGAGCGTTTCATCGAAACGCGCATGAAGAAGACCAACAACTTCACCACGGGCCGCATCTACCAGTCCGTGCTGGAGAAGGAACGCCGCGGCGACTACCTGGGCAAGACCGTGCAGGTGATCCCGCACGTCACCAACGAAATCCAGGAATACGTCAAGCGCGGCGCCGGCGTAGGCACCGATGACGCGGTCGATGTGGCCATCGTCGAGATCGGCGGCACCGTGGGCGATATCGAATCGCTGCCCTTCCTGGAGGCCGTGCGCCAGCTGAGCCTGAAGCTCGGCCCCAACAACGCCGCCTTCGTGCACCTCACCTACCTGCCCTTCATCGCGGCGGCAGGCGAGCTCAAGACCAAGCCCACGCAGCACACGGTGCAGAAGCTGCGCGAGATCGGCATCCAGCCCGACGCGCTGCTGTGCCGCGCCGACCGCCGCATTCCCGACGAAGAGCGCGAGAAGATTTCGCTCTTCACCAACGTTCCCGAATGGGGCGTGATCAGCATGTGGGACGTGGACACCATCTACAAGGTGCCCCGCATGCTGCACGAGCAGGGCCTCGATGGCCTCATCTGCGACAAGCTACGCCTGAACACCCCGCCCACCAGCTTGAAGCGCTGGGACCAGCTGGTGTACGAGACCGAACACCCGCAAGGCCAGGTCACCATCGCCATGGTGGGCAAGTACGTCGACCTGTCCGACAGCTACAAGTCGGTGAACGAGGCGCTGCGCCACGCCGGCATGAAGAACCATGTGCGCGTGAAGATCGAGCATGTCGACTCCGAGACCATCGGCGCGGCGGATGCCGCCGAGAAGCTCGCCAAGTACGACGCCATCCTGGTGCCTGGCGGCTTCGGCGCACGCGGTGTCGAGGGCAAGATCAGCACCGCCCGCTTCGCCCGCGAGCACAAGGTGCCCTACCTCGGCATCTGCCTGGGCATGCAGGTGGCCACCATCGAGTACGCCCGCCATGTGGCCGGCCTCCAGAACGCCAACAGCACCGAGTTCGAACCCGCCACGCCCCACCCCGTGATCGCTTTGATCACCGAGTGGAAGGACGCCGACGGCACCATCAAGAAGCGCGATGCCAACTCTGACCTGGGCGGCACCATGCGGCTGGGTGCGCAAAGCTCCGACGTGGCCCCCGGCACGCTGGCCCACGAGATCTACGGCAACGTGGTGACCGAGCGCCATCGCCACCGCTACGAAGCCAACGTGAACTACCTGGACCAGCTGCGCAAGGCAGGCCTGGTGATCTCGGCCCTGACGCAGCGCGAGCAACTCACGGAGATCGTCGAGTTGCCGCACGATGTGCACCCCTGGTACATCGGCGTGCAGTTCCACCCGGAGTTCAAGTCCACGCCGTGGAACGGCCACCCGCTGTTCAACGCCTTCATCAAGGCGGCCATCGAGCACCAGGCGGCCCGCGCCCCGGCGCTGGCGTCCGCCACGGCTGCCGCTGCGGCCGTCTGA
- the kdsA gene encoding 3-deoxy-8-phosphooctulonate synthase, with amino-acid sequence MQLCGFNVGLDQRFFLIAGTCSIEGQQMSLDVAGQLKEICAPLGIPLIYKGSFDKANRSSGSSKRGVGIDAGLKILDEVRRQLQLPILTDVHDTSHVAEVASVVDVLQTPAFLCRQTDFIRAVAQSGKPVNIKKGQFLAPWDMKNVIDKARAAAREAGLSEDRFLACERGVSFGYNNLVADMTSLAEMRNSGAPVVFDVTHSVQKPGGQGTVSGGARDMVPVLARAGVAVGVAGLFMETHPRPAEAWSDGPNAVPLARMKALLETLVALDEVTKKHGFLENDFEA; translated from the coding sequence ATGCAACTGTGCGGCTTCAACGTCGGCCTCGACCAACGCTTCTTTCTGATCGCGGGCACCTGCTCCATCGAGGGCCAGCAGATGTCCCTGGATGTGGCCGGCCAGCTCAAGGAGATCTGCGCGCCCCTGGGCATTCCGCTGATCTACAAGGGCTCGTTCGACAAGGCCAACCGCTCGTCGGGCTCCAGCAAGCGCGGCGTGGGCATCGATGCGGGTCTCAAGATCCTCGACGAAGTGCGCCGCCAGCTGCAATTGCCCATCCTGACCGATGTGCATGACACCTCCCACGTGGCCGAGGTGGCCAGCGTGGTCGACGTGCTGCAGACGCCCGCCTTCCTGTGCCGCCAGACCGACTTCATCCGCGCCGTGGCGCAGTCGGGCAAGCCGGTGAACATCAAGAAGGGCCAGTTCCTCGCGCCCTGGGACATGAAGAACGTCATCGACAAGGCCCGCGCTGCCGCTAGGGAAGCGGGCCTGTCCGAAGACCGCTTCCTGGCCTGCGAGCGCGGCGTGAGCTTTGGCTACAACAACCTGGTGGCCGACATGACCAGCCTGGCGGAGATGCGCAACTCCGGCGCGCCGGTGGTGTTCGACGTGACCCACTCGGTGCAGAAGCCCGGTGGGCAGGGCACCGTCAGCGGCGGCGCGCGCGACATGGTGCCGGTGCTGGCGCGTGCCGGCGTGGCCGTGGGTGTGGCCGGCCTGTTCATGGAAACGCATCCCCGTCCCGCCGAAGCCTGGTCCGACGGCCCCAACGCTGTGCCCCTGGCGCGCATGAAGGCGCTGCTGGAGACGCTGGTAGCGCTCGACGAGGTCACCAAGAAGCACGGCTTCCTCGAAAACGATTTCGAAGCCTGA
- a CDS encoding DUF1330 domain-containing protein: protein MPSGYVIASVTVTNPTQYEEYKKWSTHAMQVHGAEVCIRGGKVEVLEGDWNPGRLVLLKFPTFEAAQAFYATPEYQKAKAAREGAAVMRMVCVEGV from the coding sequence ATGCCCAGCGGATACGTCATCGCCAGCGTCACCGTCACCAATCCCACGCAGTACGAGGAGTACAAGAAGTGGAGCACCCACGCCATGCAGGTGCACGGCGCCGAGGTGTGCATCCGCGGGGGCAAGGTCGAGGTGCTGGAAGGTGACTGGAACCCGGGCCGCCTGGTGCTGCTCAAGTTCCCCACCTTCGAGGCCGCCCAGGCGTTCTACGCCACGCCCGAATACCAGAAGGCCAAGGCTGCCCGCGAAGGCGCGGCCGTGATGCGCATGGTGTGCGTCGAAGGTGTCTGA